CATTGCtccacctttgactagattgacctagaaaggtgccccattcaggtggtttgatgagtgtgaagagagatttcagaagctcaagacttctttgaccacaactccattcctagttttgccttcagcatcgggttcATATATAATATATTGTGCTGCTACGCGGATTGGCATcaggtgtgtcttgatgcagaaaGGTAGGGTGATCGCTTATGCTTTGCATCaactgaagccccatgagaagaactaccctgttcatgatttagagttagcagccattattaacgtattgaagatttggaggcactatctctacggtgtgtcttgtgaggtattcgcAAATCATTtgagtctacaacacttgtttaagtagaaggatctaaatttgaggcagcagaggtggttagagctgttaaaagactatgatatcatcattttgtATCATCCAGGAAGGCCagtgtggtggctgatgccttgagtagaaatgatgagagtatgggtagccttgcatatattctagttggtgagagtCCGCTAGCATTGGATGGTAAGGCTATGGCCAATCAGTtagtgaggttagatgtttcagagcctagtcgggttcttgcttgcgtggtttctcggtcttatttatatgagcgcatcagagtgcgtcagtatgatgacccccatttgcttgtccttaaggacacggtgcaacacgatgatgccaatgaggtttctattggagatgacggggtGTTGCGGATGTAAGGTCGGATTTttatgcccaatgtggatgggttacgtgagttaattcttgaggaggcccacagtttgcggtattccattcatccgggtgccgctaagttatatcaggatttgaggcagcacaattggtggagaagaataaagaaagatatagtggagtatgtggcttggTGCTTGAACTGTTAGTAAGTGAAGTACGAACATCAGAGGCcaggcggtttgcttcagagacttgagatttccaagtgaaaatgggagcgtactagattttgttgttgggctctcacaaactttgaagaaatttgacgcagtttgggtgattgtggatcggttgactaagtccgcacacttcattccgattgtgactatttactcttcagagcaactagctcagatctatatccgtgagattgttcatcttcatggtgtgctgtTATCCATTATCTCCGATCGaggcatgcagtttacatcacacttctggagggccgtgcagcatgagttgggcacacgggttgagttgagtacaacattctaCACCCAGACGGATaggtagtccgagcgcaccatttagATCTTGGAGTATATGCTACGCACATGTGTTATGGAATTCGAGGGTTCATGATaagttcttgccgcttgcagagCTCGCCtgcaacaacaactaccaattgagtattcagatggctccttatgaggctttatatggaagaCAATGTCATTCTCCATTTGGTTGATTTAAGtcgggagaggctaggttgttagaCACTaatttggttcgggatgccttggagaaagtcaagttgattcaggatcggcttcgtacaacgcagtctaggaagaagagttatgctgattgGAAGATTCATGATGTTacatatatggtgggtgagatGGTGTTACTCAAAGtctcgcccatgaagggtgtgatgaggttcgggaataagggaaagttgagccctcagtatattggtccttttgaggtgcttgagaggctTGAGGAGATGGCCTACAAACTTGCCTTGCCATttagtctatcgggtgttcaccccgtgtttcatgtttctatgatccGGAAATATTATGGTGATCCATAACATATTTTGgattcaacacggttcagttagatggaaatttgacttatgatgtagagccgatGGCCATTTCGGATTGCCAGGTTCGAaatttgagatcaaagaatattatCAGTGAAAGTTCAATAGAGAGGGAAATCGCTCGATGAGTCTACTTAGGAGACCTATCGGGATATGCGGAGCATTTATCTACACCCATTTGAGACTCCAAATATAAATTTAGACTCGTTCGAGAActaatgtttgtttaagaggggggaaTATAACGACCCAgctagtcgttttgagtattatagcttggttcccctatttattgcttcttctatattcatttgtggttatgtgactcgCCGGGGTGggtggtttggttccggggacgATTCAGAGtaaattgggatacttagtcccaaggttggaagcttaagatGGAAGAGTTTACCGAAATTTTaattttgtgtagatgactccgaaataggtttttgatggttccaatagcttcgtaatgtgatttttggacttaggtgtatgtccgcATATTGATTTAGAGGTACGTAGGTTAGTTTGAGGctttttggtgaaagttgaaaaattaaaggtttgaaaggttgagagatttgaccAACAATTGACTTTATTGATGCTGGGCTAGAATtttgattctgagagttggaataggtctgttgtttCATTtgaaacttgcatgcaaaatttgagttcattcggaattggtttggtatgattcgacATTATTTTAGACTTTGAAaattcattagttcattaggcttgaattagggtgtgattcatgattttgttattgtttgatgtgatttgaggctttaagtaagttcatattgtgttttaggacttgttggtatattcgaatgAGGTCCTGTGGGCCTCAAGTATGATTTGGATCAAGTTCGGattcattttggacttagaggagcTGCTGATTTCTATGCATctggtttcctctttcgcgattGCGAGGAGAGGGTCGCGGTCGCTAAGAGTTATTTCTGGCGGGTGGACTTTTGTTCATCACGTTCGCAAGGAGATGGACGCGATTACGAAGCTCTGGGTGTTTGTTCAACGTGGACGCAAGTGAggagacgcgttcgcgaagaaggaaggggagGCCTAAGGAATTTCACGTGGTTGTTCATCGGGATCGCGTGTGGTGATTCGCGATCACTTAGGTGTTGGTAACTGGGCATCGTGTTCACGACTTggttatcgcgttcgcgaagaagggtttTTCTACTGgagatttttgttcttcgcgatcatgaGGGTCTTTCCGAGATCGCGAAGGGTAataactgggcagaatgtttcaaatcccatttcgagggttagagttattatattatattttgaattatttcctatagttattattgatggtattaaattattttggctaAATTTGAGTTGTCCAGAGATTGATACACGCGGAAAAGGCTTGTTAGAGgagtgatttggcttgcttgaggtaagtatatacataaacttggttgaggcactagcttcttgagttatttgtgatagttaCGTGCTATCGGTGCACATATGTAtagggtttgagcccatgtgctaaCATCGGGTATTTATTTATGCTCGAgtagtgcttaggctataatatgcctagagttgaccaTTAAGGTTTAAGCtataatgtttctcatatttggaACCTCGtggtgaactatttgagccatgtttgggGCTACATAGAGGCTAAATCTCTTAATGAACTTGATACATACTATTTCTGTGATGAAATTatcgatttgagctatgatagcatacttttcacatgcctacactttagcatgtcatttatacaaTTACATGAGCATGAGATCTCTTATTCATTTATCATATATatgtattcttgtttatttgctcctgtgtgatatgattggactggatgcatgtgaccacgtcaggtggattgtgttgttatgcatgtgacaaTGTCGGACAAATTatattgttatgcatgtgaccacgctatgcggattgtgttgttatgcatgtgaccctGCCGGGTATATTGTGATATAGTGTGTGACCACGCCGgtcggattatgatattgagcctatGACCACGTTGGGCTGGTAGCACGTTGAATTGGCCATGCTTGCGTGTgtatatggatccatcccccaaTGGTCACCCTCTCacgtttctctcttgatggtgtacacacggATATTGAGAAAAATTGATCAGTGATTTGGTACGGATATTGAAAGGTTGAGGAAAGTCTGGTCAGTGTTTTGTCCGAATTTCTGTTTCATCTTTACTTGTAATTTCCATGGTTAATTGCATGATTTACTTATTTATCATCTTTATATGTTGTACATTTGTTGAACAGAGAAATTGGGTAATTGCACACGCGCACACATGGGgttctttatatgctttatgaCGTGATTACATTATTGTTCATTACTTGTTAAATTGATGAAACTATAGAGTTTATAGTaggtatcatttataattctttcttcttttacctCGCTGAGGTTAGTGAcgatatttattgagtacattggattGGTTGtgttcatactacactctgcatttaaTTATGCAAATCTAGGAGTTAGTAACAATTATTAGTAGCAGCGTTGCTTGTTGAGCTGAGTATCGAAagacgaggtagagctgcattttTCGTTCACAGTCTCGGCTTGTCTTTTCTTACGCACTGTTGTTTTTAGTTCAGACAGTATTGTTATATAGTTTTCATACTTGAATTTCGTTGTAGAGTTCATGACTCCGTGTTTACCGATTTCTGGGGGATTTATCATGTATTTGTGGTATTTTGTTACATTAAGATTTAAGACTTATGCTATTTCTATATATTTCCTTTATTTTGGTTCTTTATTGTTATGTTCGGTTTGCCTAGTAAGTGTGTTAGGCGCTATCAAGACGGGTTGAAATTTTGAATGGTGAAAAGTGTACTCAAAATTTTAACTTTGCtataaaatattgaaaaaaatctAGGATTTCATCTAGAAACTCGTATCCCGACAAATTTACAAGAGGAAAAAACTAAAGTAGAATAAGAGGAAAAGGAAAAAGCAGGGTTTCAAAATTTTTTAACCTCAAGGACATAACAACCTGCAGGTGCTGACTCGAGAGAaatatattttgatttactgataTATTGAGAAGAGAAAAGCTTAACAGTGAGTAACATCAACATCTCCTATCTTCATTCTTACCCTCCAAAGAGTTTGATATAGATGGATCTATCAAAAAGAAAAGCCTTTATGCATGAAGTGACGGAAGGTAAATATGTCATTTAAGTAATCCATATACtctctccgttccaatttatgtgaatctatttgattgagcacgaagtttaagaaaaaatgaagacttttgaaatttgtggtcctaaacaattcaaaaagggggccagagtatttgtgtggttataaaagtttctcattaaagatagaattgtaagtttaagcaaaattgtttccaaatttagaaaatggtcgttcttttttgaacggaccaaaaagaaaataagttcacataaactaGAACGGAAGTAGTAGTACTAATACATACACTTATTAGTCATTGTATCTTCCGTCCCCCATAAAATAATACACAAATTAACTCATAACTCatacatattttatttatgtagAATTGAAAATGCCAACCAAACATTGTACACTGTGATTAACTTCTTATACTGGTTTTTATACAGAGTAAGTAAAAGCTACCAAATATGATATGAGTTATGGTACTCCTAATACATAAATAATTTACTCCTAACCagttaccaaacgacccctaaacagAGGCGGATCCATGATTTTATGATTACGGGTGCCACTATTTTAATGTAAAACGACCACTAGTGAAGAAGATTGAATTAGGGTGTACATTTAATCGATTCGATCCGTTTTGAATTACTTCGGTTCGGTTCGATCCATTTTGAATTTATTCAAtccaattttaatttttttatgcaTAAACGAATATGCGATATACCCCTTCCATCTACATGTAGCTGATTAATATTATATTATGTCTTTGATGCATcactattaaaaaaaattataattaataaaataatattatatggataaaaaaaaatgattagatTACATCCATCCAAATAAAATATGAACTTTCAGAAAAGTGAATATTTAAgatgaagaaaataagaaaaataaacaaaaacaacaGAAAGGGAAAAACGATTGCATCCAAAGAGTCGCGATCCTAGGTGTTGTGCATGGAATTTCAGCACTTTAATCATGGCACCTTTTGTCATTTTGTGACTTGGGGTGCCACTTGTTCCTTATGTAGGCATTTTTGTGAAaaatactaatatatatatatatataaaactttatCCGAGCGACCGGGTGGTGTACCACCCCCAACTCAATACATAGATCCGCCCCTGCCCCTAAATCATCATATTCTTTTAAGATTTATATCATATGGTCTAGAAAACTGCAAAAAGATTAAGGGAAATATTGAGGGTTTTTGGATGGACTTATAAGGTGGTCAAACCAACTTTTAAGATATTTTTGCCTTATTTTGGTGTTTGGCTAACTTGTAAAGTGATAAAGCAAAAAATTAGGTTGTCCAACTTATTACTTTTTAGCTTAAAAACTATCCATGTTTGACCAAGTATTTTACTACTCTATCCCTTATAACcttttataatttcaaaaataaccTACAAAACAAGCCTAATTCAAATActcctatttcttttcttttctttctttcctccACCTCTCCTCCATTTCTACATTCTCCCAGCTGTTATTTCGCCAATTTTGAGCTTTGTTAAGTTggaaacaacttttttttttccgttggattttgctattttttttaaaattttattcctaaacctttaataatttattagaTTTTCCTTTCTATTAACAGTTGTTAAAGTACCATATGAAtttaaactaactaatttttattagttttttcttctttcctgccAAAGGACAAATGCCGGTTTTATTGCACAATATTCATCATTTAACATGTGAAAAATTAGACTAATGAAGTATAAACTACCAAATGCCATAAAAAAGTGTCTCGACTTCTAGACCCAGATGAACGAGAGCACCAATAATTCATCTCCTTGCGGTTGTTATTGATCGCATAAGCAGATAGAGCAAAATGCATAGACCATAAATTTGATAATCGATGAAACTTCTGAACTTGCAAAAAAAATTCCAATCAATTTTAAAGCCCAGTTAACATATATTTCCTTGGTTTATTTTTTCCTTGCAGTAATTTGTTCATTTTTAGAGTTAACATCTTTAAAGATATTTTAGTCATTTAAACATAAAATAATACTTATCAATACTATTTTACCAAATACATCAACTATTTAATTTCATTTTCAACACTCATAGCCAAACACGTAATTACTTCTTTTTAAATTAAGCTTATCACTTCAAAAGTTTTTTTAAGCCCAAAAAATAGTACAAGAAATGGCCGTTGCCCGACAGTCATTTTTTATCTTGACCGTTGGCACAAAAAAAAATCCCAACGAATACCGTGCTGGACCGCATTGGAATCCGGTAAAAACCCGTGAACGTGTTACCGGACTAGCCCGGTTCTGGTGCACTGGTAGCCAAAAATGGCCCGACCTCATCCAGCACAACCCCTACCCTAAGTCAACCCATCCCTTCCCTTATCGGGCCGGACTGACCTGGCTAAACCGGATCGAATACGTCGTTAATGAGCTGTCCCGACCCGTTTAACACCCGTTACTATAAACACATCAAGGGGAATGAGTtgtaaaagcaaaaaaaaaaaaaaaaaaaaaaaagaaaacttgaagaagaagaaaccattTTTTCGGAAAATAAaacgaaaaagataaaaagaagaggAAATCAAAGGGAAAGCAAAACCCCATATAACGCCCACCCTGCCATAGGTTTGGAGGCGCAAATGGGGCTGAAATGAGATGTTGAGGACTGTGTGGAGACCCAATAACGCTGCTCCAATGAAGTCTGTCACTGCTATTTCTTCCTCCATTCCTTCTCTTAACAAAGCTTTCCGAACTCTCTTCACTCTCTCCTCCGCCACAACAAATCCTACTGCTCTCCACGTTCTCCCAGGCCTAACCCTACAGAACTCTCCGCTATGCCGTCGGCCGATTACTCTCACTTTCTCAGTCATTCTCCGTCGCCAATCGCATTCTGTTGTGAACCACGGCTTCATTTCCTCTCGTAAGAAGCCTAACTTCGCCGTCGTCAAATGCATCTCTTCTATATCCTCATCGGCGCACACTGTGGACTGGAACGACGCCGTTTCGTGCTCGGAGATTGGGCTGAGTGAAGCTGAAGAATTGGCTTTGGAGCAGGAAGAGGATGATGATGCTAGTGCTACTGCTATTAAGCCATATGTCCCCGTTAGGGCTTTCTTTTTCTCTACTAGGTTCGTTCGTCTTTCTATTTTTCCCCCTCTTTTGTACAATATATGAAACGTTAATTGAATGGTTTTGTGATTGTTTGGCAGTGTGGATTTGAGGAGCTTAGTGGAAAAGAACAAGCAGAATTTTATTCCACCGACTTCTCGAATGACCAATTATGTTGTTTTAAGATTTGGGGACACCAAGAAGGCACCTAGTGTGAGTGTCTCTTTTTGTGTATCTTCTGCCTttgtgtttgaatagttttgttTACAGTTGATAGTACATGGAGTTTTATATGTACTGTACTTATGTTTAAGCGCCATAAATTGCTCTGATAGTTGGACACCTACACGAATAACATTTCATATCATGAGGGTCAAAttgtctaaaatttcattttGGTGTTTTGGACCTTGTTTGGttgattttatgaaaataaaatgtGTTAGAAGTATAATGCAAGAGAAGGTTCAGAGAATGGGTGAAGAAGAATGTCTTGAGCTTCCTGGTGTTTATATTGCATTTCTCGATGTGGGATGCGTGTATACACCTTGTTATGTAATTCTAATCTATGTAGACCATCTACCTAACATTACCCTTCAAGTTTGGTGCATCGAAAATGTGTGCATCATGTTTGTTACATATAAAACTAGTTCGTGGTAGAGAGATTTTCTGAATGATGCTGCAAGCTGATTATTTGAAATTGCAAACTTTATGACTACGCCGGCTGAGATTATCTTTTACCCAATAAAGCCACTGTcaattgtttgattaattctcTTATAAAACATTGGTTTTGATACAAACTGAAGTGCCTTATAATATTACATGCAATTGGGTAGTTCCTTCTGCCCTGCACGAAAATGTGCAAACACTTATGTTTCTTGCTTTTCCAAGACACGAAATTCTCTCCAACTAAGATAGAGTATCCAGGAGTACATCTTTGTCAGAGAGTTATCCTTCTCAATCTTCATTTATGTACTTAACACTCTTCTCCTGTCCTCGGCCATTGTAGAGTAATCCCTTTGTTGG
The sequence above is drawn from the Nicotiana tabacum cultivar K326 chromosome 13, ASM71507v2, whole genome shotgun sequence genome and encodes:
- the LOC107828758 gene encoding protein RETARDED ROOT GROWTH-LIKE isoform X4 codes for the protein MLRTVWRPNNAAPMKSVTAISSSIPSLNKAFRTLFTLSSATTNPTALHVLPGLTLQNSPLCRRPITLTFSVILRRQSHSVVNHGFISSRKKPNFAVVKCISSISSSAHTVDWNDAVSCSEIGLSEAEELALEQEEDDDASATAIKPYVPVRAFFFSTSVDLRSLVEKNKQNFIPPTSRMTNYVVLRFGDTKKAPSALGANLSGSDCCYMVVFQYGSIVLFNVSDHEVDGYLKIVERHASGLLPEMRKDEYEVREKPTLTTWMQGGLDYIMLQYMNIDGIRTIGSVLGQSIALDYYVRQVDGMVAEFTDINRGMEKTGTFTMERKKLFQLVGKANSNLADVILKLGLFERSDIAWKDAKYAQIWEYLRDEFELTQRFASLDFKLKFVEV